The following is a genomic window from Hypomesus transpacificus isolate Combined female chromosome 14, fHypTra1, whole genome shotgun sequence.
ttgaaaatgtgttcctacgcagcagaagttttctgagctgtgctccccgggaagagattgcttaagttgaaagcgcgtcttcgtgctcctgaatttgcatacatacacgccccgacagctccttataagggcatgcaacagcagtgacgtggcaatcagaatcgacacaattaggaaagcaacaggaacgcaagttatgtccaagcgaaaagcaactaGTGCACAGGtgtgcaacatcataccagtaagatgagcagtggaattgttctccactggatctaacagtgtgcacactaagcaaggttcattattataattatttaaatccgaggatgtctgttatggcaagccgttttatcatttaaccaatgaattcttgatatccaaaattcgaattcttgatatcaaaaatacAACTCTAAGCTTTTTTAGTAAGTATGACAAGCCGTTtcatcatttaaccaatgaattcttgatatccaaaattcgaattcttgatatccaaaattcaattcttgatatcaagaattcaaattttggatatTAAGAATTCATTgcttaaatgataaaacggctttccatagtctgtagagttgaacccaatcaccaacgatttctcataactttattaacacttcaaacacagagagttttcttaaatgcgattcctttgatccttgtggttttttaaggaatcgcatttgagacaactctggccgatttgcgactgctatttcgagttcggaaagtcttctgaagttcagaacaaatcccagatgagaaaactttcatgaatgcaaaatattttcctaaatccaattcagaagaaattccttcttaaattcttcttaactgcgttcgagaatgaggcccattgatcCGAAGAAACGGTTGGGACTCGAGGTGAATGATTCGTTCATCTACCGGGTACGAGTCTTAAGAtcgtttttcacgtgacctgcataggctcagtaccaggggcgtagccaggacATTATGTTTGGGTGGGGGGCCAGCTCTGGCCAGTCTTTTATTTAGGGTGGCACTTGATTgttaaaaactaaaacaatttaactcacacactgcatcacTCAGAGCAGCAGTTTTCTAACGGTATCCAGTGGTTAGCTGCTTGTCTCCATTGAAGCGCTGTCAGAATGCAAGTACGTTGGTTTGCCTCTTGCGCTGTTGATGGGGGCGTGGCCCAACATGTTGCGAATATGAGGCTTGCAGCGTAAGTGACAAATGATAATTTAAGACGACTTTATaaagtataaaaaaatataaattcaTTTGTTTCAGCCTTAAAATGTTTCTGTTCAGGagggtttaaaaaaataataattgtgaGGTTGGGGGGGCCGGCAGGGGGGCCATTCTCTGACCAATGGTGGCTGTGGCCCCCCCTGGCCACCACGTAGCTACGCCCCTGCTCAGTACtgctagctagaggaaacagaaatgattcgttcattttgccATATGATTTTGCCTCGGTCTTTGAGTACGGgtttttggataatttttcacgtgacctgtataggctcagaagaggaaacagaaaggatttgtttaccttgttcactttcgcgtgactaggtttagtaagaTGTGAATGAAATTCGTTCACAagtaataattacaggttttgttattttgacttttttgtactttacttacagttaagtgcagtgtaattgtttgccgcgataattaaatgctagtgtgaaatGACCATTTTGAGTCATCCAAACTGTGATGATGCATTATTTCGATccaggaatttcttttaaaatagtatTTTCTGGTCTACATGCaggcctacatgagaatatgataaatgtttgcagtggacgtatttaGGCCAGGGAATTGGCAAAAAATGATAATCCCccttgaaatgaacgaatgactcgaaaaagaTTAGttaattttactgaacgagattcaaagaaccgagtcCGTAAAATGAtccaaacttcccatcactatgtaccatgtcagtgaaaaaggaaagctcagagtaGCTGACAGTCTTGGTGACCGGCGCGGAGAAATGCGCGTCTGGTGTGAAGAGCTTTTGCTCAGTCGTAGCCAATCGCGGCACTTCTCGGCGCGTCCAGGCGCTTCGCAGCCAATGTGTCCCTGGCGTTAGAATTGTGAGTTAAAATTCAACTTATGCGACACACCTGCCGTAACCTATCCAAATTGCATAGATGTGCGATAGATTAGCCACAGCGGTGCAGATTGCTTTCTATTGAAAGGAATAGACCCAacataaaaaaatctaaaaaataATGAATATACTGTTACCGTCTTTGCTTCAAAATTATACATTTTaggccataccgcccagccctaattcAGAGCACGCACTGTAGCCCAGAAGAGTACAGGTCGACCCCTCTCAAACAGTTTATGGGAGGGTGGGATGATTCTGTCAACCTTGATAACAGACCAAAGCCAATCATCTAATATCCCGAAAATCTTGGTAACAGGCCAACTACCACCAGTAATCTAACATCCAAAACATTTTGTGTTTCTGAGAAAATTACCATACACATTTGTGTTTGACAAATACAAAGACCAGCCCACTGAAGAGGCTCCACCTGacagagacaggtgtgtgtgttaggtagAGTCCTCTTTAGCTGAAGAGTTgcttgtttgtgggtgtgtcttACTGAGTCTTCTGTGATTGGATaactcctggtgtgtgtgggactTACTGAGTCCTCTGTAGTGGGACAGCTGCTGGTAGACCTGCTTCATCCTCTCTATGTTGAGCCGGCTGCCCTCGGCATGGTTCACCATAGGCATGGGGTAGTCCACCCCCACCACGCACCCCGCTGCCTTCTGCACAGACTCAGGGGCGTTCCAGGGCTCGTAAATGTAGCGGTTGGGGTAGTCCTTCAGTTTGGGGATGTAGCGCCTGGACCAGTGACAACACACACTTAGAGGTCACAGTCAGGTGGGCGGTTGACAGACAGGTTTTTTTTCCTTGtagggtgtgtggtgtggggtAATTTCTCTAGGACGCTTTCCTTTGTCCAAGGCGGACAGGGAAGTAGTATGTAATGTTCTGTGGAGTGTATAATATGTAGTGTATAAAGTATAATgtaatatatacagtgccctccaaaagtattggaacagtgaggcgaattcctttatttttgctgtagactgaaaacatttgggcttgacatcaaataatgaacgtgagaccagagatcaacgtttcagcttttatttccaggtatttacatcaggatctgatgcacaactaagaaaatatcacattttgtttgaatccacccatttgtcatgtgatcaaaagtattggaacagatatacttaaaacatatttaagtgaataagacttaatatttagttgcaaatcctttgctttcaataactgcagcaagtctgtgacccattgacgtcaccaaacttttgcattcttcctttttgatgctttcccaggctttcactgcagcctctttcagttgttgtttgttttgtggggttcctcccttcagtctcctcttaagcaggtaaaatgcatgctctatagggtttaagtctggagattgacttggccagtctaataccttccatttcttgcccctgatgaactcctttgttgttttggcagtgtgttttgggtcgttatcttgctgcatgatgaaggctctgccaatcagtttggttgcatctttccttaaattggcagacaaaatgtttctgtagacttccgagttcattttgctgctgccatcatgtgttacatcctcaatgaagattaatgagcccgtcccagaagaagccatgcaagcccaagccatgacattacctccaccgtgtttcacagatgagcttgtgtgtttgggatcatgagcagttcctttctttctccaaactttagcctttccatcactttggtaaaagttaatctttgtctcatcagtccataaaactttgtcccagaatttttgaggttcatctctgtactttttggcaaattccagcctggccttcctattcttcttgctaatgagtggtttgcatcttctggtgtagcccttgtacttttgttcatgaagtcttctgcgaacagtagatagtgataccttcactcctgccatctggaggttgttgctgatctcactaacagttgttttagggtctttctttacagctctcacaatgtttctgtcatcaactgctgatgttttccttggtctacctgttcgacgtctgttacttagtacaccagtagttttcttcttcttcaggacattccaaatggttgtactggctatggccaatgtttctgcaatggctctgattgattttccatcttctctaagactcacaattgcttgtttttcacccaaagacagcgctatggttttcatgttgttttcacctctgaatacagtctgcatagacaaaacctatcttacccaatctgaacctgagtgtagacattcagtggtatttattgattgaataatgtatgtaataggacacacctgggcaacaaaacacacctgtcagtcacatgttccaatacttttgctcacgtgacaaatgggtgggttcgaacaaaaaggtgatattttctaatttgtgcatcagatcctgatgtaaatacctggaaataaaagctgaaacgttgatctctggtttcacattcatcgtttgatgtcaagcccaaatgttttcagtctacagcaaaaataaaggaattggcctcactgttccaatacttttggagggcactgtatattacaTAACATCATATTAAATATTCGTTTTTGGCTCCATTGTTGGATTGAAAGCTACTATGGACCCAGTCAATTGTGCTTTTATATCAGTCCTACTTTAACTGCTCCTTGTGACCTGCTTCCATCTGAAAGCTTCAAAACAGCCTTTGTGATTCACTCAGTTAGCACTTGAGTACTCAGCCTCACTGAGGCCTCAGCCCCAGTTCCTCTCTCCCCATGGATACTTCTTTCTGACCTCTACCTACACTGCTTGTACCTGCTTCCATAGGGTCTGCTTTAGCACCTTGGCCCTCGGTGCTGGGATTGTAGTTGAGATTATTATTGTTCACCATGTCTGGTGgcagagatgtggttactttggcactgtgcctggtaaatacgTGGTGTCTCATACGGACCGGATGAAGTCTCCACTGGGGTCAGTGCGCCGGCCGAAGCCGACGGGGCAGTAGCAGTGGAAGAACTGCTGGAAGAATGAGCTACAGGAGAGCCACATCCAGCTGCCTGCATTCACGCTCCAGTCTGcatccagcagcagctcctcaaacacctgcacacaaacacacaatgaacAACCACACCATAGTCAACAAAACCGAACAGTCAataacacccccccaccccccattctTATATCACTCCCCCAGCTGATCCACAGGTATTGCCCCCTCCTGACCCAGATACCACCCCTCTTCAACTCCCTTCCTACTCACCCTCATGCCGCTCTCCCAGCTGATCCAGAGGTCTCCGCGGGTCAGGAAACAGGCCACGGCGTGCCGGGCCAGGTGATGGATCCAGCCCTCCTGCCTCAGCTGGGCCATAATGGCATCAATCCAGGGGAAGCCCGTCCGGCCCTCCGCCCACTTGGCCAGCGCCTCAGGGTTGAGGTCCCAGGGGATCTGCACGCAGATGGGGTTACCCTCCATGTGGTCAAAGTTTGGATTATTGGTGGCGGCCGTGTAGAAGAACTCTCTCCACAGCAGCTGAccatacagggagagaggaggactgcACCGTTTCCTGAGCTGTAGGGTGGAGGGGAAGATAACAGAAACAGGATAATATGGTAATTGTCCACCCTAATATGACCCATCATCACTTGCAGGCACAGCTTTTGTTTTAGCTGCAGCTCACCTTCAGGTACAGCTCCCTCAGGTTGTAGTAGAAGACTCTGCAAGAGAGGCAGCCAAAGCGCAAGTAGGGGCTGAGGCCAGTGGGACTGGCAAACAGCGCACACCCACTTATCCGAGGACGCTCAAAATTTGCCACCCAGGCCTGTAACAGGAAGCACAACATGGTCAGCTCCTCATATAATGCTTTATCACCAGTTCTGGGACTGGTGGAGGAAGTTATCAAATGTTGGCTGAAATGCTCAAATGCTTTGTCTTCCATGACGCATGGTCGTCAGGAGATGCCAAGAACACATCAAACCACAGAGTgtaagacagacaggtgaggacaGTGAGGGGTCAGACCTTTCTGTCTAAGTGTTTCTTGAGTCTAACGAGGGCCTCcgactcccccccctctccacacagcTGGGCTCAGGCCCTCAGTCTTGAACCCTGCGAGACACAGCAGTCAGGTTAACAGGACACAAAGCACAAGAgtaagacagacatacacagaaagagatagaaaaagaCAAATAGAGAAAGAAAACACATCTCAGACAATGCTGGTCTCTCCTACCCAGTTCCTCCAGGGAGGGAACACTGTAGTGCTCGTCGTGGTTCTCAGCGATCCTGGTCCTGCAGCTGTCCATCTGCTCTGGAGTGATGGAGGACAGCGGCCTCTTGGGCAGCTCCAGGCGGTCCACTATGGCCTGGAACCTCTTGAAGGTCaggggggggttgttgttgttcatcTCAATGATCCTGGTGatgaacacacatacaggaaaACCATACAGTTCAGTTGTTATACTCACATACAGCAAGCGTTTAAGTTCAGTAATTCCACAGAGCAAACCATGTCGTTCAGTAATTACACATCTAATTACTGACATACTGCAAACTATCTCTACAGCAGAGAACCACAGGTGTAGTGAATTTAAGATTGCTTAATGGCATATGTGAGAAAACAAACATGAAACTGATCAAATCTGCCGAGACAACCACCATTTAATGTCATATGTACTACAAATGTTGGGCATTATGTTCACTGATCTAATTACACAACAACATTTCATAATGTGAAATGTTGTGACTTACCTCCTAAAAAGTTAGTTTCAGAATCCTCACAATAACAACTGTCATAAAACCTGTCCAGATTATGGGGAGGTAACCATATCAGTCATAGAATCTATATCCTCTCCCTCTAACTCCATATGCCTGTAGGGTTATGGCCTACACCCGTCTCTCATAGCCCATCATCTTACACAACAGCCATCTATATCTGTAGCAACCAAACCCTTCCTTTTGGATAATTTCCTGTGAAGGCGTGGCATGGGTCAGGAGGCTCCATGTGCTTGAACCAGCTTGGCGCCGAAGCACTCCCTGGCACACGTTATTTCGCTCTCATCCACACACTCCTACTGTATTCTCCgcggtatggctgcagcctgcagcctcccctctcatgccctcccctctcatgccctcccgtctcatgccctcccgtctcatgccctcccctcccatgccctcccgtctcatgccctcccgtctcatgccctcccgtctcatgcccaagctgtccaacggtaaatTCAGAGGGTCAAAATACTAAATCGCAAATTATTTtacggatggagttaaaggtaCGCCCTGTTTTTGTCCCTGATGTTAACGTGTATTtgatgaaacctgcgatgacctTCATTTAAACCTGCATCAGCgtttatgttgacatttgttagcgaatattagctaacgtagggtgaccagatttgagtttgtgaaaaagaggacactttgtcacggggggggggggggggggggggggggtcatatagCCAAATGCAATATGCTAtatgatcatttatttattgaaccTTAACAAAATTAAGATTCAATAAAGGTTCAAAACaaaactttttgttttgcatttagtccagtgcttatgtggctttcagtggttgtttaatgtctttaatgtgtcttgttcatatattaaagcaataatgataacaaataacactttttaaataattaaataatacattttgtatatggccacatattaaaattagaaaataaagacacttttcagtcctcaTATAttgaagcaataatgataacaaaggcggcaaggtgctcacagtgttgccagattggaaatggcgaAGTATCaaaccaaaggctcaaaatgatcgCATTGAGAGGATAATTattgtgcatctggcaacattgagaaggcggttgaccaatgacagttctctctacagtcagagctcgcgTAAGAAGGTGGAAcggggagataccctttccaaaacttgtaagggcgtaataacttaagcaataagccccaagaggccgtgatttacgttgattttagaacaggtaaggggagttgttaggcacgacgcgaagcggagttttctaaaactgttactacaaatatttgatatggtttcatcaataaaaactattagaaacaaaatagtttaataataaacagtcattcttccgctactacaaagtatagttcctacataaatcgttgccacgcaacagccagatggacacctttgccgtctttttcaatttgaaatattcgatgcgcagtaatctggaatgttaaagaatgttatgaggacaacctgtgaggttatgctggattttacaacggcatggaatgcgatatagccaatcacaatcaaggatgggaacaaccagttttagaatagtctgtgaaagacacagagaaacacaaatatctgacaaggcaaaatcccggacaattttggaatccctgccggacgcattttataggtctcgaaaagaggacatgtccgggtaaaagaagacgtctggtcaccctagctaacgttacctagagcaatttatggttgcaaACTTCGATGGTTTCTctttgtgattttccttaaaGTACatgtgtctttaaaaaaagaacacaccgaaggtgacaaaatgcacggtgtgctgtaccgaccatcattgtccccaaaCCGTtgtggttgtgcctaaccttaacctcgacctctgctacgactcctggggcctgtactacgaatcaagatttggcgttagcgaggtaacttcaggttcaacccaagGTTTTCTGTACTaagacggtggatcacttgttaccggggtagatcgccatggtaacacatgctgaacggctgacttggtcgggagcaggataagagatcagagatcaagtctttggatcatttttcacgtgacctgcacaggctctgtagctagaggaaacgaacgattcgttacctctgtatggcacagtgggacgacagtgggtggtggcagaaacaccactgtatttcctgtcactgcagagaacagtaatacatttcactcctacaatattcataaataattgttgaatgaacatggtcacatagattacttgaaacatacatatgcctgggcttccaacctgctgccaccagttgcctaatttttcatcctgttggctgcaggcaatttcattgttctataggtcttttgtagctatacaatatcctacaaaagggactaattcaggcaattcagccttgtacctgttggccttaaaatatgtgcaagtattgcccactgctacttaccgttttgaattatggttttatatttattttgcatttgctcccacgatcgtttgccactgcagggttgcaactaaaataatacagcaacaaaagtttaacgttgtggaatgCACCCGTGTAATTATGGTGACATgttcaataagtcatgtagcttacgcatttacagcgtatgctattttctgccagcttggcagcagcgactttgttgaattttgcctgtattatacgtctgtattcctgatatgcttgtatttacatttacatttattcatttagcagacgcttttatccaaagcgacttccaagagagagctttacaaagtgcataggtcactgataataacaacaagatagccccacagcattgcgggtagtcaaaaagtacatattgtgaacaaccaaaaaatagtgctaaagggaagaaaccataagagcatgtagttaaacaagttaaaattacacaacattaatctctaagtgcaggtgtacctgtaagaaagcaataaaaaataggattaactaaaataaaatacaacagtttaaatcagctaccactaaccaacaagagcaacagtctaagcaa
Proteins encoded in this region:
- the cry2 gene encoding LOW QUALITY PROTEIN: cryptochrome-2 (The sequence of the model RefSeq protein was modified relative to this genomic sequence to represent the inferred CDS: deleted 1 base in 1 codon), giving the protein MVVNSVHWFRKGLRLHDNPSLQEALNGADTVRCVYILDPWFAGSANFGVNRWRFLLESLKDLDSSLRKLNSRLFVVRGQPTDVFPRLFKEWNVTRLTFEYDSEPYGKERDGAIIKMAHEFGVETIVKNSHTLYSLDRSIRWSQRAPMSIQDCQDALFMGKHLKFAYQIIEMNNNNPPLTFKRFQAIVDRLELPKRPLSSITPEQMDSCRTRIAENHDEHYSVPSLEELGFKTEGLSPAVWEGGESEALVRLKKHLDRKAWVANFERPRISGCALFASPTGLSPYLRFGCLSCRVFYYNLRELYLKLRKRCSPPLSLYGQLLWREFFYTAATNNPNFDHMEGNPICVQIPWDLNPEALAKWAEGRTGFPWIDAIMAQLRQEGWIHHLARHAVACFLTRGDLWISWESGMRVFEELLLDADWSVNAGSWMWLSCSSFFQQFFHCYCPVGFGRRTDPSGDFIRRYIPKLKDYPNRYIYEPWNAPESVQKAAGCVVGVDYPMPMVNHAEGSRLNIERMKQVYQQLSHYRGLSLLASVPTIQEEAEPPLTDDSQASSCTCDSPQPSTSGTAPASLRKRGPQTEQHNQRLKVQHTNPVKAGEEEEMGTEKKGEESRMEEEEQPTEEQTITQQ